A genomic region of Clavibacter michiganensis subsp. insidiosus contains the following coding sequences:
- the rpsB gene encoding 30S ribosomal protein S2, with amino-acid sequence MAVVTIRQLLDCGVHFGHPKTRWNPKMKRFIFTERSGIYIIDLQQSLALIDKAYDFVKETVAHGGTILFVGTKKQAQESIAEQAQRVGQPYVNQRWLGGLLTNFQTVHKRLNRLKELDLVDFDDTTRGFTKKELLIQRRERDKLEKSLGGIRNLTKTPSAMWVVDTKKEHLAIDEARKLGIPVIGILDTNCDPDEVQYPIPGNDDAIRSVALLTRIIADAAAEGLIQRHQKPDAEGSAPAEPLADWERELLEQGDAAKAELPVEENDVDAEVSAKNEAKSEDEVAAPVHAPESDDATEAKIEAEATDAEKAPVSE; translated from the coding sequence ATGGCCGTCGTCACCATCCGCCAGCTGCTCGACTGCGGCGTCCACTTCGGTCACCCGAAGACGCGCTGGAACCCGAAGATGAAGCGCTTCATCTTCACCGAGCGCTCCGGCATCTACATCATCGACCTGCAGCAGTCGCTGGCCCTCATCGACAAGGCGTACGACTTCGTCAAGGAGACGGTCGCCCACGGCGGCACCATCCTCTTCGTCGGCACGAAGAAGCAGGCGCAGGAGTCCATCGCCGAGCAGGCGCAGCGCGTCGGCCAGCCCTACGTGAACCAGCGCTGGCTGGGCGGTCTGCTGACCAACTTCCAGACCGTGCACAAGCGCCTGAACCGCCTCAAGGAGCTCGACCTCGTCGACTTCGACGACACGACGCGCGGCTTCACCAAGAAGGAGCTCCTCATCCAGCGTCGCGAGCGCGACAAGCTGGAGAAGAGCCTCGGCGGCATCCGCAACCTGACCAAGACGCCGTCGGCGATGTGGGTCGTGGACACCAAGAAGGAGCACCTCGCGATCGACGAGGCGCGCAAGCTCGGCATCCCCGTCATCGGCATCCTCGACACCAACTGCGACCCGGACGAGGTCCAGTACCCGATCCCGGGCAACGACGACGCGATCCGCTCCGTCGCGCTGCTGACGCGAATCATCGCCGACGCCGCGGCCGAGGGCCTCATCCAGCGCCACCAGAAGCCCGACGCCGAGGGCTCCGCACCGGCCGAGCCGCTGGCCGACTGGGAGCGCGAGCTGCTCGAGCAGGGCGATGCCGCCAAGGCCGAGCTGCCCGTCGAGGAGAACGACGTCGACGCCGAGGTCTCCGCCAAGAACGAGGCGAAGTCCGAGGACGAGGTCGCCGCGCCCGTGCACGCCCCCGAGTCCGACGACGCCACCGAGGCGAAGATCGAGGCCGAGGCGACCGACGCCGAGAAGGCGCCTGTCTCCGAGTAG
- a CDS encoding sugar porter family MFS transporter: protein MNETTTPRDDKKLQRRAIGLAVSAAVGGFLFGFDSSVINGAVSAIQGRFELSETLIGFAVASALLGCALGAYLAGRIADRIGRRWTMIIGAILFFVSAFGSGFAFSVWDLTIWRVVGGLGIGIASVVAPAYIAEISPKLLRGRLASLQQLAITLGIFTALLSDAVFAGAAGGASEDFWFGFEAWRWMLLVCAIPAVIYGFLAYRLPESPRFLVEKGRKDEAQEILASVWKQEDIDRASRDLERQIEEDRVAKRTGTLRGRKFGLQGIVWIGIILSVFQQFVGINVIFYYSTTLWQAVGFDESQSLTTSVITAVTNVAVTFIAIALVDRIGRRPILLSGSLAMAVSLAVMAICFSQSSTVDGEVALPQPFGVIAIIAANVFVIGFGASWGPLVWVLLGEIFPNRIRAKALGVAAMAQWIANFAITVSFPALSAFSLPFTYGMYAAFAALSFVFVLTKIPETNGMSLEEAETLFVDKPKKRTKAARA, encoded by the coding sequence GTGAACGAGACGACGACCCCCCGGGATGACAAGAAGCTCCAGCGACGCGCGATCGGCCTGGCCGTCTCGGCCGCGGTGGGGGGCTTCCTCTTCGGGTTCGACTCCTCGGTCATCAACGGCGCGGTCTCCGCGATCCAGGGCCGGTTCGAGCTCAGCGAGACGCTCATCGGCTTCGCGGTGGCCAGCGCGCTCCTCGGCTGCGCGCTCGGCGCCTACCTGGCGGGCCGCATCGCCGACCGCATCGGGCGCCGCTGGACGATGATCATCGGCGCGATCCTCTTCTTCGTCAGCGCCTTCGGCTCCGGCTTCGCGTTCAGCGTCTGGGACCTCACCATCTGGCGCGTGGTCGGCGGCCTCGGCATCGGCATCGCCTCGGTCGTGGCTCCCGCCTACATCGCGGAGATCTCGCCGAAGCTCCTCCGCGGCCGCCTCGCGTCGCTGCAGCAGCTCGCGATCACGCTCGGCATCTTCACCGCCCTGCTCTCCGACGCGGTCTTCGCGGGAGCGGCGGGCGGAGCGTCGGAGGACTTCTGGTTCGGCTTCGAGGCGTGGCGCTGGATGCTCCTCGTCTGCGCGATCCCGGCCGTCATCTACGGCTTCCTCGCCTACCGCCTGCCCGAGTCCCCGCGCTTCCTAGTCGAGAAGGGCCGCAAGGACGAGGCGCAGGAGATCCTCGCGAGCGTCTGGAAGCAGGAGGACATCGACCGCGCGAGCCGCGACCTCGAGCGCCAGATCGAGGAGGACCGCGTGGCCAAGCGCACCGGCACCCTGCGCGGCCGCAAGTTCGGGCTGCAGGGCATCGTGTGGATCGGCATCATCCTGTCCGTGTTCCAGCAGTTCGTCGGGATCAACGTGATCTTCTACTACTCGACGACGCTCTGGCAGGCCGTCGGCTTCGACGAGTCGCAGTCGCTCACCACCTCGGTCATCACGGCCGTCACCAACGTGGCCGTGACGTTCATCGCCATCGCGCTCGTCGACCGCATCGGCCGGCGCCCCATCCTCCTGTCGGGCTCGCTCGCCATGGCCGTGTCCCTGGCCGTGATGGCGATCTGCTTCAGCCAGTCCTCGACCGTCGACGGCGAGGTCGCTCTGCCGCAGCCCTTCGGCGTGATCGCGATCATCGCGGCCAACGTCTTCGTCATCGGCTTCGGGGCATCGTGGGGCCCGCTCGTCTGGGTGCTCCTCGGCGAGATCTTCCCGAACCGGATCCGCGCCAAGGCCCTCGGTGTCGCGGCGATGGCCCAGTGGATCGCGAACTTCGCCATCACGGTGTCGTTCCCCGCGCTCTCCGCCTTCTCGCTGCCCTTCACCTACGGCATGTACGCCGCGTTCGCCGCGCTGTCCTTCGTCTTCGTGCTCACGAAGATCCCGGAGACCAACGGCATGTCGCTCGAGGAGGCCGAGACGCTCTTCGTCGACAAGCCCAAGAAGCGCACGAAGGCCGCGCGCGCCTGA